The segment CGGCTTCGGCGCCGCGGCCGCCCTGGGCGGGGCCGGGGCGGCCATCCGCTCGGCGGCCGCCTTGGTGGCCGCCGCCGCGTCGGTGTACTTCGAGCCCATGTCGGAGTGCGTCGGCGGGACGGCGCCCGCGGCGGCAGCCTGCTGCTCGGTCTGCTCCTGCTGCTTCTTCTTGTCGTGCTTCAGGAAATCGAAGAGTCCCATCTGCGTGCGCCTCCGGCGTGGTGTGGGTGCCCCCTGGGTGCGTACCTCCCTCCACTGTCGTCCACGGGACGCGCCACGGCCCTGCGACGGGGCCATCCGGGGGACGCAAAAGACCCCCTGACCAGCGTTTTCGCAGGTCAGGGGGTCTTTATGAAGTGGAGCCTAGGAGATTCGAACTCCTGACATCTGCCTTGCAAAAGCAGCGCTCTACCAACTGAGCTAAGGCCCCGTGCGTCCGGACGCGGGCCCTCCCCCGGGAGGGAGTGTCCGTTCCGCAGGACAGAGTACCCGGTGCACCCCCTCATCCCGCAAAATGATGGGGACTCCCGCCCCGCGACCACGCTCCGTAAGATGCTCGCGAGGTTCGCACCAGCGAAGGGGAGTAGTAAGAGTGGACGCAGTGCAGCAAGAGGCCACCGCCAGAGCCCGGGAGCTTCAGCGCAGTTGGTACGGGGAGCCCCTCGGCGCCCTGTTCCGGCGGCTCATAGATGACCTCGGCCTGAACCAGGCTCGCCTCGCTGCTGTCCTCGGACTGTCGGCGCCGATGCTGTCCCAGCTGATGAGCGGGCAGCGCGCCAAGATCGGGAACCCCGCCGTCGTCCAGCGGGTGCAGGCCCTCCAGGACCTCGCCGGACAGGTTGCGGACGGCAGCGTCAGCGCGGGCGAGGCCACGGACCGGATGGACGAGATCAAGAACACCCAGGGAGGGTCCGTCCTCAGCAACAGCGGCCAGACCACGACGAGTTCCGGCGCCCCCACCGTCAAGCGGGTCGTCCGCGAGATCCAGTCGCTGCTGCGGTCGGTCTCGGCGGCCGGCGACATCATCGACGCGGCGAACGCCCTCGCCCCCAGCCACCCCGAACTGGCCGAGTTCCTCAGGGTGTACGGCGCCGGGCGCACGGCGGAGGCGGTGGCCCACTACGAGGCCCACCAGAACTGACGCACCGGGGGGCGACGGGGGACGGAACGGGGGGACGGGCACAGCGATGGGTGAGCTCTTCGCCGGCCGGTACGAGCTGGTGGACCCGGTCGGGCAGGGCGGCGCGGGCGCCGTCTGGCGGGCCTGGGACCGGCGCCGGGGCCGCTACGTCGCGGCGAAGGTGCTCCTGCGGACCGACGCCCCCATGCTCCTGAGGTTCGTGCGCGAGCAGGCCCTGCGCATCGACCACCCGCACGTCCTGGCCCCCGTCGGCTGGGCGGCCGACGACGACAAGGTCCTGTTCACGATGGACCTGGTCGGCGGCGGCTCCCTGGCCCATCTGGTCGCGGACTACGGGCCGTTGCCGCCCCGCTTCGCGTGCGTCCTGCTCGACCAGCTCCTGTCGGGGCTGGCGGCGGTGCACGCGGAGGGCGTCGTCCACCGCGACGTCAAACCCGCCAACGTCCTGCTGGAGGCCACCGGGAAGGGGCGGCCGCACCTGCGGCTCTCCGACTTCGGGATCTCCTTGCGCAAGGGCGAGCCGAGGCTGACCGAGACGGGGCTCGCGGTCGGCACCCCGGGCTACTTCGCCCCGGAACAACTACGCGGCGCCGAGCCGGACTTCCCCGCCGACCTCTTCGCCGTGGGGCTGGTCGCCCTGTACCTGCTGACGGGCCGGAAGCCCGATTCCCGTGCCCTGCTCGAACGCTTTCCCGCCCACGGCGTCCCCTGGGCCCCGGAAGGCGTCCCGGCGCCCCTGTGGGACGTCATCGCGAACCTCCTGCACCCGAACCCCGGAAACCGGTTCCGGACCGCCACAGGGGCGCGCAAGGCCCTTGCCGAGGCAGCCCGGTTGCTCCCCGCCCCGCCGGCGGACGAGGAACCGGTGGAGATCTTCGACCAACTGGCCCCCCTCCCTCCGGGCTTCACCCACGAGGGCCCCGTTCCGCCGCCGCCTCCGCAGCCGGGCTTCGGGCCGCCGCACGACCCACGGGCCGTGCCGGCCGCCTCCGTCCGCGACGACCCGCCGCAGGCACCCCCGCCGGACACGACCGGCTTCCACCTGGCACCCCCGGCCCCCCGGCGCCGCATCCCCCCGCCCACCCCGAGGACAACGGCGGCCATCCTCACGACCGCCCTCCTCTGCTTCGCAGCCGGCACCTGGGCCCTGACCCACCTCTAACCCCCACCACCCCAGGGGCGCGGGGACCTGCGCGGCCAGCCACAGACGCCCGGCACCCAACCACCAACCGCACCACCCCCAGGGGCGCGGGGAACTGCGCGACCAGCCCCAAACCCCCCGCACCCAACCACCAACCGCACCCCCCCAGGGGCGCGGGGAACTGCGCGCTCACCCCAGACGCCCCGCACCCGAAGCCCCCAACCCGGCGGAGCCCACGGGTCAGCGGCCCGACCGCCGCGCCAGCAGCGCCCAGCCCCCCAGCGCCAGCAACAGCACCGCCCCCGCCCCGAACCCCGCCCCCGCGACGACCCGCATCGCGAAGCGGTGGTCCTCCCGCGCGGCCGCCGCCTCCGGAGCCGTCAGCCCCTCCCGCGCCGCGTCCCGCTCGGCCTCCCCGACCCCGAACCCGGCGTCCGCCAGGCTCTCCCGGTACGCCGGCGCCCCGCCCGCACCGCGGCCACCACCGCCCGACACCTCCACCCGCAGCGTCAACGGCACCGCCGCCGCGTCCTGCGTGAACTCCCCCACCTTCCCGCCCAGCGTGACCGCGACGTAGTACCACCCGGCCACCCGTACGGCCCGTACGGCCGCCGCGTCGGCGAACCGGTTCCCGTACGCCACCGGCGCGGTCCTCGGCAGTGTGACCGCCGCCTGCTTCCCGTCGTACGAGGTGTCCTTGGAGTCCACCGGCCCCCGGTACGGGCTGTACAGCGCGACGGTGAGCCCGTCCGACGCCGAGCCGTACTCCTTCGTCATCCGGGCCTTCGCGATCTCGGCGCCGACCCCGAGCTGCTGCCCCCAGTCCAGCGGCACCCGGTAGAACCGCGTCTGGCCGGGCCGCAGTTCGTCCCGCCACACCCCCGCGCCCAGCGCCCGCGCGTCGTTGAAACCGGTGCCCCCGCCGCGCGGTACGGGGTCGGTGCCCGGCAGCACCGGGGAGGCCGAGGGCCACACGCTCGGCGCGGCCGTCGGGGCGGTGCCGGCGGCCGGGGCCGGCTCCCGCCGCACCTGGAGCTCCACGGGCCACGCGGCCCGCGGGGAGTCCTTCCCGGCGGCGCTGCGGGTCACCTTCGCGTAGTACGTCCCCGCGGCCTGGCACTCCGCGTCCTCCGCGAGCAGCCGCTGCCCCACCGCCCCGAGCGGGACCGCGTCGTAACCGAACGTCGCCCGGCCGGGGTTGCCCGGGCAGGAGCGGCCCCCGGTGGTCATGACCTCCACCTCCAGGCCGTCCCCGTACCCGGCCGCCGTCCCGGCGGGCGGGTGCAGCACCGCGGAGACGTACACGCTGGAGGCCGCGTCCAGGCTGAGCCGGTACACCCGCTCGCCCGGCGCGAGGGCGTCCTCGTACACCGCACCGGTCTCCAGCAGCGGCGCGTCCGCCGTCGAGGGCTTCCCCTCGATGCGCCGCGCCCCCTCGGCCGCGCGGTACTCCGGCAGCGGCTGCGGCTGCGGGGTGGCCCCAGGGGCCGCCCCGGGGGCCGCCAGGGCGCTCCCGGCGGGCCAGAGCGCCGTCCCCAGGGCCCCGAGGAGGAACGCGGCCCGGACAGCACGAAGCCCCGACTGCAGCGGCAGCCGGGGCTTCATGAGATCAAACGTGGGGCTCACACGCCGGAACCGGAAGGCACGGAGTCGGTTGCCTCCGTCCACAGGTCCTGCTCGGCGCGGTCCGCCTGGATCTGGCGGTACACGAGGAGCCCGCCGATGGCGGCCAGTGCGACCAGGAGCAGCTTCTTCACCGCGCGACCTCGTCTTTCGTTGACGTTGGGGACTTCTGGGCGCCAACAATACACACCGACCGATACCGATCGGTTATCTGGGAGCCCCCGGACGGTCCAACGGCGAAGACCCCCAGCCCTGGGGGCTGGGGGTCTTCGACTCTGTGGGGCTAACAGGATTTGAACCTGTGACCTCATCCTTATCAGGGATGCGCTCTAACCAACTGAGCTATAGCCCCTCCGCGCCTGCGCGCTGACTCCTGAAGATTAGCGCACAGACGCAGTGGAACCCAAATCCGTTCCGACGGGGCTTTCCCGCAGGTCAGTCAGCGGGTCATTCGTCCTCGGCCAGCGTGAGCTCCACGCCGCCCACGAAGCCCGCGGACAGGTTGTAGATGAACGCGCCCAGCGTCGCCAGGGCGGTCATCAGCACGACGTCGATCACCGCGATGACCGAGGTGAAGATCAGCACGCGCGGCAGCGACAGGAACGACTGGAGGTCGAACCCGTTGCCCTCGTTCGAGCCGGTGGCCTCGCTGATCGTGCCGCCGACGGTCGAGAAGATGCCCATGGCGTCCATGACCATCCACAGCACCGCGGCCGCCACGACGGTGCAGACGCCGAGCGCGATCGACAGCAGGAAGCTGACCTTCATCACCGACCACGGGTCGGCCTTGGCCACCCGCAGCCGCGCCTTGCGCGTCCGCGGGGTCGTACGGGTCCCCGGCACGGGCCCCCGCTGCACACCCGGCTTCTTGGGGGCCGCGTACGCCTGCGGGGGGTGGTAGGGCTGCCCGGCCGCGTCCTTGTCCTTGTCCGCGGCGGGCTTCTGCTTCTGCTTGGACGCGGACTGCGGCTTGGCCTGCGGCTCCGACTGCGGTCCTCGGGTGTCCGTCACGGTTCCCCCCCTGCCCTCGGCGGGGGTGTCCCCGCTTTCGGAGTCCGCGGCGGGGCCACGGGCACCGTTCGCTCCAGTCTTGGCCGGTCCGGCGCCCGTGGCTCCACTCACGACTTACTCCTCGTGCTCCCGATCCGGGGACGTTTCGCCCCCGGCGGCCTCGGCGGCCGTTCCCTCGGCTGCCGCGGCCTCGATCCCTGTCTCGATCTCGTCGACCTCGTCAGCTTCCTGACCGGCCTCGGCGTTGCGGGCGATGCCCACCACGGCATCCCGCTTGCCCAGGTTGATCAGCTGGACGCCCATGGTGTCACGGCCCGTCTCCCTGACTTCGTTGACGCGCGTACGGATCACACCGCCGCCGAGCGTGATGGCGAGGATCTCATCCGATTCGTCCACCACCAGCGCGCCGACGAGCGAGCCGCGGTCCTCCACGATCTTGGCGGCCTTGATGCCCAGACCGCCACGGCCCTGGACGCGGTACTCGTCCACCGCGGTCCGCTTGGCGTAGCCGCCGTCGGTCGCGGTGAACACGAACGTACCCGGCCGGACAACGCTCATCGAGAGCAGTTCGTCACCCTCGCGGAAGCTCATGCCCTTCACGCCGGAGGTGGCGCGGCCCATCGGGCGCAGCGCGTCGTCCGTCGCCGTGAAGCGGATGGACTGCGCCTTCTTGCTGATGAGCAGCAGGTCGTCCTCGGCGGACACCAGCTCTGCGCCGATCAGCTCGTCGTCGCCGCCGTCCTCGGTCTCCCGGAGGTTGATGGCGATGACGCCGCCCGAACGCGGGGAGTCGTAGTCCTTGAGCGCCGTCTTCTTCACCAGGCCGGCCTTGGTGGCCAGGATCAGGTAGGGCGCGGCCTCGTAGTCGCGGATCGCGAGGATCTGGGCGATCTTCTCGTCCGGCTGGAAGGCCAGCAGGTTCGCCACGTGCTGCCCGCGCGCGTCGCGTCCGGCGTCCGGGAGCTCGTACGCCTTGGACCGGTAGACGCGGCCCTTGTTCGTGAAGAACAGCAGCCAGTGGTGCGTGGTGGAGACGAAGAAGTGGTCGACCAGGTCGTCCTGCTTCAGCTTCGTGCCGCGCACGCCCTTGCCGCCGCGCTTCTGCGAGCGGTAGTCCTCGGTCTTGGTGCGCTTGACGTAGCCGCCGTGCGTGATGGTGACGACGATGTCCTCTTCGGCGATCAGGTCCTCGATGGACATGTCACCGTCGAAGGGCACCAGCTTGGAGCGGCGGTCGTCGCCGTACTTCTCGACGAGCGCGGCCAGTTCCTCGCTGACGATCGAGCGCTGCTTCTCCGGCGAGGCCAGGATCGCGTTGTACTCGTCGATCTTCGCCTGGAGTTCGTCGTGCTCGGCGACGATCTTCTGGCGCTCCAGGGCCGCGAGGCGGCGCAGCTGCATCTCCAGGATGGCGTTGGCCTGGATCTCGTCGATCTCCAGGAGGCCCATCAGGCCTTCGCGCGCGATCTCGACGGTGTTGCTGCGCCGGATGAGGGCGATGACCTCGTCGATGGCGTCCAGCGCCTTGAGCAGGCCGCGCAGGATGTGGGCCCGCTCCTCCGCCTTGCGCAGGCGGAAGCGCGTACGCCGGACGATGACCTCGATCTGGTGCTGCACCCAGTGGCGGATGAACGCGTCGATCGACAGGGTGCGCGGCACCCCGTCCACCAGCGCCAGCATGTTCGCGCCGAAGTTCGTCTGCAGGTCGGTGTGCTTGTAGAGGTTGTTCAGCACGACCTTGGCGACGGCGTCGCGCTTGAGCACGATCACCAGGCGCTGGCCGGTCCGGGACGAGGTCTCGTCGCGGACGTCGGCGATGCCGCCGATCTTGCCGTCCTTCACCAGGTCGGCGATCTTCTGCGCCAGGTTGTCGGGGTTGGTCTGGTACGGGAGCTCCGTGACCACCAGGCACTGGCGGTTCTGGATCTCCTCGACCTCGACCACCGCGCGCATCGTGATGGAGCCGCGGCCGGTCCGGTACGCCTCCTCGATGCCCTTGCGGCCGACCACGAGGGCGCCCGACGGGAAGTCAGGGCCCTTGATCCGCTCCAGCAGCGCGTCCAGGAGCTCCTCGTGCGAGGCCTCCGGGTGCTCCAGCGCCCACTGCGCGCCCGCCGCGACCTCGCGCAGGTTGTGCGGCGGGATGTTGGTGGCCATGCCGACCGCGATACCGGCGCTGCCGTTGACCAGCAGGTTCGGGAAGCGCGCCGGCAGGACCGTCGGCTCCTGGTTGCGGCCGTCGTAGTTGTCCGTGAAGTCGACGGTCTCCTCGTCGATGTCCCGGAGCATCTCCATGGCCTGCGGCATCAGCTTGCACTCGGTGTAGCGCATCGCCGCCGCCGGGTCGTTGCCCGGGGAGCCGAAGTTGCCGTTCGAGTCCACCAGCGGCATGCGCATCGACCACGGCTGGGCCAGGCGGACCAGGGCGTCGTAGATGGAGCTGTCACCGTGCGGGTGGTAGGTGCCCATGACGTCGCCGACGACGCGGGCGCACTTGTAGAAGCCCTTCTCGGGCCGGTAGCCGCCGTCGTACATCGCGTACAGCACGCGACGGTGGACGGGCTTGAGGCCGTCCCGTACGTCGGGCAGCGCGCGGGAGACGATGACGGACATCGCGTAGTCGAGGTAGGAGCGCTGCATCTCCGTCTCGAGCCCGACGGGCTCGATGCGCAGCACGGGCTGCTCCTCCGCAGTGTTCTCAGCGTTCTTTGCGGGTTGGGTGGTTTCGTCGGCCATTGCCGGTCAGAAGTCCTTTCGGGCGGTCAGCGGAGGCCGACTCAGATGTCGAGGAAGCGGACGTCCTTGGCGTTGCGCTGGATGAAGGAACGCCGCGCCTCGACGTCCTCACCCATCAGCACCGAGAACAGGTCGTCGGCCTGCGCCGCGTCGTCCAGCGTGACCTGGCCGAGCACGCGGTGGTCCACGTCCATCGTGGTGACGCGCAGCTCCTCGGCGTTCATCTCGCCCAGACCCTTGAAGCGCTGGATCGAGTCTTCCTTGATCCGCTTGCCGTTCTGCTTGCCGAGCTCGACCAGGGCGTCGCGCTCGCGGTCCGAGTACGCGTACTCGAAGTCGTCGCGGCCCCACTTGATCTTGTACAGCGGCGGGCGGGACAGGTAGACGTGCCCGGCCTCGACCAGCGGACGCATGAAGCGGAAGAGGAAGGTCAGCAGCAGGGTGTTGATGTGCTGGCCGTCGACGTCGGCGTCCGCCATCAGGATGATCTTGTGATAGCGGAGCTTCTCGATGTCGAAGTCCTCGTGCACGCCGGTGCCGAAGGCGCTGATCAGCGCCTGGACCTCGGTGTTCTGGAGGATCTTGTCGATGCGCGCCTTCTCGACGTTCAGGATCTTGCCGCGGATGGGCAGGATGGCCTGGTACATCGGGTTGCGGCCGGACTTCGCGGAGCCGCCGGCGGAGTCACCCTCGACGATGAAGATCTCGCACTTGGTCGGGTCGTTCGACTGGCAGTCCGACAGCTTGCCGGGCAGCGAGGCGCTCTCCAGCAGGCCCTTGCGGCGGGTCAGGTCACGGGCCTTGCGGGCCGCGACGCGGGCCGTGGCGGCCTGGATCGCCTTGCGGACGATGTCCGCGGCCTCGACCGGGTTGCGGTCGAACCAGTCGTTGAGGTGCTCGTGGACGACCTTCTGCACGAAGGTCTTGGCCTCCGTGTTGCCCAGCTTGGTCTTCGTCTGGCCCTCGAACTGGGGCTCGCCCAGCTTGACCGAGATGATCGCCGTCAGACCCTCGCGGATGTCCTCGCCGGCGAGGTTGTCGTCCTTCTCGCGGAGCAGCTTCTTGTCCCGCGCGTAGCGGTTGACCAGGCCGGTCAGCGCCGCGCGGAAGCCCTCTTCGTGGGTGCCGCCCTCGTGCGTGTGGATCGTGTTCGCGAAGGAGTAGACGCCCTCGGTGTACTGCGAGTTCCACTGCATCGCGATCTCGACCGAGAGCATGCGCTCCTTGTCCTCGGCCTCGACGTCGATGACGGTGGGGTGGATCAGCTCGCCCTTGCGCGAGTTGAGGTACTTCACGAAGTCGACGATGCCGCCCTCGTAGTAGTACTTCACCGTGCGGGCCTGCGGCTCGGCCGTGTCCGCGTCCGGGTCGTCCGCGCCCGCCGTGGCCTTCGCCGACTCGCGCTCGTCGGTCAGCGTCAGGGTCAGGCCCTTGTTGAGGAAGGCCATCTCCTGGAAGCGCCGCGACAGCGTCTCGAAGGAGTACTCGGTGGTCTCGAAGATGTCGCCGTCGGCCCAGAACGTCACCGACGTACCGGTCTCGTCGGTCTCCTCGTTCTTGGCCAGCGGGGCCGTGGGCACGCCCAGCTTGTAGTCCTGGGTCCAGCGGTACCCGTCCGTCTTCACCTCGACGGCGACCTTGGTCGACAGGGCGTTCACGACGGAGACGCCGACGCCGTGCAGACCGCCGGAGACGGCGTAGCCGCCTCCGCCGAACTTGCCGCCCGCGTGCAGGACGGTCAGGACGACCTCGACGGCCGGCTTCCCCTCGGACGGGACGATGCCGACCGGGATGCCGCGGCCGTTGTCGACCACGCGCACCCCGCCGTCGGCGAGGATCGTCACGTCGATGGTGTCCGCGTGCCCGGCCAGCGCTTCGTCGACCGAGTTGTCGACGACCTCGTAGACGAGGTGGTGCAGACCACGCTCACCCGTCGAGCCGATGTACATACCCGGCCGCTTGCGGACCGCGTCCAGGCCCTCGAGGACCTGGATCGCACTGGCGTCGTAATTCTTCTCGTTGGAGTCGCCGGAATCGGCCACGAAGCGCCCTTTCTGGCACAGCGCAGCCCGTACTCCGGACCAGCAAGTGCGCCGGCGGGAGCGGCCGCGTCGATCTGCGTTGTCTGCGTGATCCCGCGATCGGGCGGGATTGTCTCCAGTCTACCGGTACCACTGACATGAGTGGGGGTTTGCCGGTGCCTGAGTCCGCATGTGCCGCCCTGAACCTCCTCTGTCCGACTCCCCATATCCGGGGAGGGGCTCAAAGAGGCTCACACGGGCGTCCAGCGCTTCGGCCTGTCAACCCGTGGCTACCGTGAGGGACGCCGCATTCGCCACGGGAACCCCAGCCCTGCGCAGACCGTCCGGCACTGGCCGGATGTTTCCGCCGCCGGCCCGGCCCGGGCCTCGCCCGCGTCCGGGGCGGGGGCGTCCGCAGCGGTGGCTCGGGGGAGGGTCCGGGCGGAGCCCCGGATGCGGCGCGGCCGGGCCCGCACCCGCAGCGGGGCCCTATCCCCAGGTGTCCCCGGGGCCCGAGCTCCCCGGCGCCCTCAAGGGGCCGTACCGCTTCGGCCGCCCGCCGGGCCCCTGCACCTTGATCAGCCGCACGGTCCCCTGCCCCAGGTCCGCGTTCAGCCGCGCCACCAGCTGCGGCGCGAGCAGCTTCAGCTGGGCGGCCCAGGCGGAGGAATCGCAGCGGACCAGCAGCTCGCGGTCCTCGTACCGTTCCGGTTCGCAGTGCGCGGCGATCTCCGGTCCGACGATGTCGGCCCACCGCTCCATCACCCCGGCGACCGCGATCGGCATCTCCCAGCCGCGTTCGGTGCGCAGCCGGTCCAGGGCCGCCATCAGCGGCATCGGGTCCCGGCCGTCGGCGCGCGCGCCGGAGCGCAGGCCCGGCTGCTGCTGGCGCTTCTTCCCGCCGACCGCGTTGCCACGGGCCCGGGCCTGCTCGCGCGCGGCGGCCAGGGCCTGGCGGGCCAGGTCCACTCCCGAGGGCTCGGGAGCCTTCCGCTTCTGCTGCTCGCCGTCGTTCACAGCCGGGTCACCTCACCGCCGGACACCGCGTAACGCGTCCCCGTCAGCACGTCCGGCACGTCGTCGTCCACCGCCGCCGTCACCAGGACCTGCTCGCCCGGAGCCACCAGTTCCGCGAGCCGCTCGCGGCGGCGGGCGTCGAGCTCCGCGAAGACGTCGTCCAGGATCAGCACCGGTTCGTTCCCCTCCGAGCGCAGCAGCTCGTACGAGGCCAGCCGCAGCGCCAGCGCGTACGACCAGGACTCGCCGTGGCTGGCGTACCCCTTGGCCGGGAGGTCGCCGAGGCGCAGGAGCACGTCGTCGCGGTGCGGCCCGACCAGCGTGACCCCGCGTTCGATCTCCTGCTTGCGCACCTCGGACAGGCCCGCCAGCAGCACCTCGTACAGCGCCTCGCGGGTACGGGCCTCCCCGCCGTCGGCCGCCTCCCCCGTGGAGGCCTTGTAGGCCAGCCCGAGCGGGCCGCCGCCGGGCGCGAGCTGCTCGTAGGCCTTGTCGGCCAGCGGCAGCAGGGTCGCGATCAGGTCCAGCCGGTGGGCCAGCAGCTCGGCGCCCGCGCGGGCGAGGTGCTGGTCCCACACGTCGAGGGTGGACAGGTCCATGGAGCGGCCGCCGTGCCGGCGGGCCATCGCCGCCGACTTCAGCAGGGTGTTGCGCTGCTTGAGCACCCGCTCGTAGTCGGAGCGGACCGCCGCCATGCGCGGGGAGCGGGCGGTGACCAGCTCGTCGAGGAACCGGCGCCGCTCCCCGGGGTCGCCCTTGACCAGGGCCAGGTCCTCGGGGGCGAACAGCACGGTCCGTACGATCCCCAGCACGTCCCGGGGCCTGACCTGCGAGGACCGGTTGATACGGGCCCGGTTGGCGCGGCCCGGGTTGAGCTCCAGCTCGACCAGCTGCCGGCGCTCGCCCTGGGTGACGGCGGCCCGCACGACGGCCCGGTCCGCGCCCATGCGCACGAGCGGGGCGTCCGAGGAGACCCGGTGGCTGCCCAGGGTGGCCAGGTAGCCGATGGCCTCGACCAGGTTGGTCTTGCCCTGGCCGTTGGGGCCCACAAAAGCCGTGACGCCCGGGGCGAGGGGGACCTCGGCCCGGGCGTACGAGCGGAAGTCGGCCAACGAGAGATGCGAGACGTGCATATGGCGCCGACCTCCCCCGGCTTCCTGCTGCTGTGCTCTGTGGTGCTGTGGTGCGGTTACTTCTTCTCGACCGCGTGGCCGCCGAACTGGTTGCGCAGCGCCGCGATCATCTTCATCTGCGGCGAGTCGTCCTGGCGGGACGCGAAACGGGCGAAGA is part of the Streptomyces katrae genome and harbors:
- a CDS encoding helix-turn-helix domain-containing protein → MDAVQQEATARARELQRSWYGEPLGALFRRLIDDLGLNQARLAAVLGLSAPMLSQLMSGQRAKIGNPAVVQRVQALQDLAGQVADGSVSAGEATDRMDEIKNTQGGSVLSNSGQTTTSSGAPTVKRVVREIQSLLRSVSAAGDIIDAANALAPSHPELAEFLRVYGAGRTAEAVAHYEAHQN
- a CDS encoding serine/threonine-protein kinase codes for the protein MGELFAGRYELVDPVGQGGAGAVWRAWDRRRGRYVAAKVLLRTDAPMLLRFVREQALRIDHPHVLAPVGWAADDDKVLFTMDLVGGGSLAHLVADYGPLPPRFACVLLDQLLSGLAAVHAEGVVHRDVKPANVLLEATGKGRPHLRLSDFGISLRKGEPRLTETGLAVGTPGYFAPEQLRGAEPDFPADLFAVGLVALYLLTGRKPDSRALLERFPAHGVPWAPEGVPAPLWDVIANLLHPNPGNRFRTATGARKALAEAARLLPAPPADEEPVEIFDQLAPLPPGFTHEGPVPPPPPQPGFGPPHDPRAVPAASVRDDPPQAPPPDTTGFHLAPPAPRRRIPPPTPRTTAAILTTALLCFAAGTWALTHL
- a CDS encoding DLW-39 family protein, with the translated sequence MKKLLLVALAAIGGLLVYRQIQADRAEQDLWTEATDSVPSGSGV
- a CDS encoding DUF3566 domain-containing protein, whose product is MSGATGAGPAKTGANGARGPAADSESGDTPAEGRGGTVTDTRGPQSEPQAKPQSASKQKQKPAADKDKDAAGQPYHPPQAYAAPKKPGVQRGPVPGTRTTPRTRKARLRVAKADPWSVMKVSFLLSIALGVCTVVAAAVLWMVMDAMGIFSTVGGTISEATGSNEGNGFDLQSFLSLPRVLIFTSVIAVIDVVLMTALATLGAFIYNLSAGFVGGVELTLAEDE
- the gyrA gene encoding DNA gyrase subunit A, with amino-acid sequence MADETTQPAKNAENTAEEQPVLRIEPVGLETEMQRSYLDYAMSVIVSRALPDVRDGLKPVHRRVLYAMYDGGYRPEKGFYKCARVVGDVMGTYHPHGDSSIYDALVRLAQPWSMRMPLVDSNGNFGSPGNDPAAAMRYTECKLMPQAMEMLRDIDEETVDFTDNYDGRNQEPTVLPARFPNLLVNGSAGIAVGMATNIPPHNLREVAAGAQWALEHPEASHEELLDALLERIKGPDFPSGALVVGRKGIEEAYRTGRGSITMRAVVEVEEIQNRQCLVVTELPYQTNPDNLAQKIADLVKDGKIGGIADVRDETSSRTGQRLVIVLKRDAVAKVVLNNLYKHTDLQTNFGANMLALVDGVPRTLSIDAFIRHWVQHQIEVIVRRTRFRLRKAEERAHILRGLLKALDAIDEVIALIRRSNTVEIAREGLMGLLEIDEIQANAILEMQLRRLAALERQKIVAEHDELQAKIDEYNAILASPEKQRSIVSEELAALVEKYGDDRRSKLVPFDGDMSIEDLIAEEDIVVTITHGGYVKRTKTEDYRSQKRGGKGVRGTKLKQDDLVDHFFVSTTHHWLLFFTNKGRVYRSKAYELPDAGRDARGQHVANLLAFQPDEKIAQILAIRDYEAAPYLILATKAGLVKKTALKDYDSPRSGGVIAINLRETEDGGDDELIGAELVSAEDDLLLISKKAQSIRFTATDDALRPMGRATSGVKGMSFREGDELLSMSVVRPGTFVFTATDGGYAKRTAVDEYRVQGRGGLGIKAAKIVEDRGSLVGALVVDESDEILAITLGGGVIRTRVNEVRETGRDTMGVQLINLGKRDAVVGIARNAEAGQEADEVDEIETGIEAAAAEGTAAEAAGGETSPDREHEE
- the gyrB gene encoding DNA topoisomerase (ATP-hydrolyzing) subunit B → MCQKGRFVADSGDSNEKNYDASAIQVLEGLDAVRKRPGMYIGSTGERGLHHLVYEVVDNSVDEALAGHADTIDVTILADGGVRVVDNGRGIPVGIVPSEGKPAVEVVLTVLHAGGKFGGGGYAVSGGLHGVGVSVVNALSTKVAVEVKTDGYRWTQDYKLGVPTAPLAKNEETDETGTSVTFWADGDIFETTEYSFETLSRRFQEMAFLNKGLTLTLTDERESAKATAGADDPDADTAEPQARTVKYYYEGGIVDFVKYLNSRKGELIHPTVIDVEAEDKERMLSVEIAMQWNSQYTEGVYSFANTIHTHEGGTHEEGFRAALTGLVNRYARDKKLLREKDDNLAGEDIREGLTAIISVKLGEPQFEGQTKTKLGNTEAKTFVQKVVHEHLNDWFDRNPVEAADIVRKAIQAATARVAARKARDLTRRKGLLESASLPGKLSDCQSNDPTKCEIFIVEGDSAGGSAKSGRNPMYQAILPIRGKILNVEKARIDKILQNTEVQALISAFGTGVHEDFDIEKLRYHKIILMADADVDGQHINTLLLTFLFRFMRPLVEAGHVYLSRPPLYKIKWGRDDFEYAYSDRERDALVELGKQNGKRIKEDSIQRFKGLGEMNAEELRVTTMDVDHRVLGQVTLDDAAQADDLFSVLMGEDVEARRSFIQRNAKDVRFLDI
- a CDS encoding DUF721 domain-containing protein, which codes for MNDGEQQKRKAPEPSGVDLARQALAAAREQARARGNAVGGKKRQQQPGLRSGARADGRDPMPLMAALDRLRTERGWEMPIAVAGVMERWADIVGPEIAAHCEPERYEDRELLVRCDSSAWAAQLKLLAPQLVARLNADLGQGTVRLIKVQGPGGRPKRYGPLRAPGSSGPGDTWG
- the recF gene encoding DNA replication/repair protein RecF (All proteins in this family for which functions are known are DNA-binding proteins that assist the filamentation of RecA onto DNA for the initiation of recombination or recombinational repair.), which produces MHVSHLSLADFRSYARAEVPLAPGVTAFVGPNGQGKTNLVEAIGYLATLGSHRVSSDAPLVRMGADRAVVRAAVTQGERRQLVELELNPGRANRARINRSSQVRPRDVLGIVRTVLFAPEDLALVKGDPGERRRFLDELVTARSPRMAAVRSDYERVLKQRNTLLKSAAMARRHGGRSMDLSTLDVWDQHLARAGAELLAHRLDLIATLLPLADKAYEQLAPGGGPLGLAYKASTGEAADGGEARTREALYEVLLAGLSEVRKQEIERGVTLVGPHRDDVLLRLGDLPAKGYASHGESWSYALALRLASYELLRSEGNEPVLILDDVFAELDARRRERLAELVAPGEQVLVTAAVDDDVPDVLTGTRYAVSGGEVTRL